A region of the Bombus affinis isolate iyBomAffi1 chromosome 7, iyBomAffi1.2, whole genome shotgun sequence genome:
GAACCACAGATCACGCGCTGCGCGCGCAATTGGGAAGATTTTGATCTTATTTCGCCTTCGTGGCGACCAAATCGAGGTCCAACATCGAATTAACCATCGCCTCCTCGAATACGACTTCGATCTCCTGTTgcaattttcatttttctactCAATTGAGAcaattaaatgttaaaaatataattgttataaagaaATCCTACTATAGTAAAACATCGGAAAGTTGTTCGGCCTTTGGAAAAAAAATACTATTATGAAAACAAATCGTAAACACCATTTTTAACAAGATTGATACTGTATATCGCTATATGCATGCATCTCTAAGTGATTTGTTAGTTCTGAAAGTTATATAGGAATTGTCAtcgataaaaatgaatattattctAGTGTGAATGTGGTTTGTTAAAATGTTACATTCAATAAGCCATGCATATTGAACATTAATAAGTAATTTTGTTTTTGTTACTCTACCAATTTTTCATGCAAGGTACATATACTGCTATGTATCTAAATGTATGTGAATTTTTAACCCCatacgaaaaaatattattgataAGTTACCAATATGAATTACTAAAAGCATATGCCTTTGTTTCGTGACGGTTTTTCAATTCTGAGTCGCTATAATAATTCTGAATTTctataatgtatattaaaaagatataaaaaaaaaaacttacgAGCTTCTGTAGTCATGACTGTTGAATATATCCCCGGGGTCTGATTTTCGAATCTCATTTTCTCTAGCTGCCGCAGTTACGGACTTCCAAATTGTATTCTTTACTCTGTAACAGGATATACTTCAAACACGTGTAATTAACGTATTATGATAATTATTGGATATATACTTACGCCTTAACTGTTACATCCACAAGTAGCACTGCTGCTGGTATAAGTACCAAACCCAGCCAGAATACAGGTGAAGAAAACAGCATTCTATCGTTGCCCAACATCACTGCACCCACGTTTAAAACAGGCCAAAAATTACTGTAATTGAATTAATAAATGACTTCACTAATTTTTCatgtaaataaaatacagaTATATTGCGTAACTTACCTATATATAAGAATAAACAAAAACCAAAGCATAATAGATCCCCATGTTGCCAAATGAGTGACCCACGTCCAAGAATTTATTATTAACCCTGCTTTTCCACATACTGTTACAACTACAtactataaaaaaataaaatatattcttttTATAAAGAACTGATTTCATTTTGATAGCACAATAAAACAGTTATTAAATTAAAACATACAGTGTATACAAAATTCCCTAAAACAATGTATCCACCATCTCGGCCGTTTGCCCATATCACGCCTTCTTTTAGAGCCAGCAGCGATAACCAATAAAGAAGAGATGAATGTATTAAAGCATTTGCAATCCACATCCAAAATACCTATGTAACCAATGTCGAAATTGTACAAAATTGTTAACATAATGTCAAATAtgactaatactatacaaagaaTACAATACCTTAAAATTAAACGACGATTCTCCAGTATTTTTTGTAGCATATAATCCTGGATGAGATAAATGAGTTTCCGCGGAACATACTTTATCAAAGAGACCCATAGCTAGTGGAGGAGCTGCTGTAAATACCTAATGTAAATAGTGTATATTGTAACATGTAGTATACAATAACTATATATTCTAGTAATTATATGATAGCACAATATGAGCCTATAACTTACAACATTGTAAAGACCAATTGACCATCGTTCGAAAAGGATTTGTCCGGACCAGCCGGAGTAAATAGCAAACCACAGTTCGATAACAtacaaacaaatatttttgtagAATGAGTACAATATTAATTTACACATTCTACTGTAATTCCATGAACCATGAACAAATAACAAACGTTTTAAAAAACGAAATTGCGCAATAGAATAGTCAGAAGCACAAGCTGCCTGAAGACCTTCAACTCCGGAAATTcctagaaataataaaaattagtaaTATACATCTTTCTTGTTTGTCATGAAGTCAACGAATAAGTAACTTACCAACGCCGATATGTGCTTTCTGGATCATAGCTACATCATTTGCGCCATCTCCAATAGCAAGCGTTACAACCTTTTTGTTACTTGTTATCAAATCAACTACCTGAAAAACTTTATTACGTTATTGCTTTTGTTAAGAAacatcaaataaaaattaaataagttCATAACAAGATCACCTCGGCTTTCTGCATTGGTGAAACTCTGCAACAAATAACAACTTTGCAAGATGAACATAAATCTAGAAAATCCATTCTAATATCACAGGATAATGCAAAATCTAAGGTATTTCCATCTATAATAAGAGCTACATCATTTTGACACTTTAGATCGATTCCAAAATCAAGACACCGCTGTATTATAACTTCCCTTGTTTTCTGTAATTAGATATTGATTTTAAAACTCTTTTctaagaaaattagaaaatatagtgCTCTCAATCTTTTCTTACATCTAAAGATGattcattaattatatataatggcATTCCATGCGTAATCAATTTACAAGAATAGCCAATATTTATGGCAGTTTCTTGTTTATCTCCAGTTAATACCCATACATTAATATCAGCTTGTAAAAGAGCTTGTATTGTTTCTGGTACCTATGACATTATGAATTCCCATCATTCATTTCTGAAAACATATATCGGAAAACAAACTACACACATACCTGATCTTGTAATTGATCTTCAATAGCAGTTGCCCCTAATAATCttaattttgtttcaataaGGTTCGCAGCATTTTCGATCATACTTTCACGATTTCCTAAACTAATTGTCGCATTGTGATAAGTTTCACGCCACCACTATTAAAAAACGGTTCATGTCACAATTTTATTCAAGATGAGCAAGATGTAATTGAATTAACAATAAAGGGTACGCACTTGATAGAAATTATCAGGTATATCTGCAACGGCAAAACAAAGCGTTCTTAAACCTTCGGATGCAAATGCCTCCAAATGTTCCAAAGTTACGTCTCGGAAATCGTCCAAATTACTCTGTTCAAGGTCATTATTATCTAAGGGAGCTGGACATAATCTTTCGTAAATAACGGAATCAGCTCCTTTACAAAAAAGTTTGATTTTTCCGTCTGGTGTTTTGACAATTACGGACATCCTTTTTCTAGCAGAAGTAAATTCTATtacatttaatatttcataacgaaGTCTTTCACCCAAAGCTATTATTTCCACATAAGCGGGCGTTCTAGTATCGAATACGTAATTAAATTTACGAGCTCCATCTACTAACGCCCTTTCATCTATTTAGATAATCGTGTATAAAATTAAACTATGAATAGTGCTTAAAGatataaatacattaatataaaTACATTACCTGGAGATGCAGCATGAtaaattacagtttcatcaATTTTTTCAGGAATAACAGTATGACACACTGAGAGCATAATCATAAATTCATGTACTACTTTTTCATGGTTTGCAGCCTTTTTATCAACAGGACGAGAAGAATCTTGTACTGATCTTCCTTCAACAATATCTCTAATTAGCTCACTATTAATACTAGTAGCGACTTCATTGCCATTTATATTTGGAtttggcaaactgtaaacaaatttttttactTAAAAACAAGTAAGTAAGATAAAAggtaataaatgaaattacttaaAACGCTTACTCATATAACTTGCCACCAACTGAACATCGTTTAAACTCCATTACATTTTTCGTAAGAGTTCCGGTTTTATCAGTAAAGACATAATTAACTATACCAAGTTCTTCATTAAGATTGCTTGTACGTGCCATTGCTGGTGTATCTGTTTCTGCATGGTACATTTCGATATCCATATTAATGAATGTGGCTTGAATAAATCTCACTACTTCCAATGTGACTTGCAACGAAATGGGTattaaattgttaaataaaatcataAATGTTAAGAGATTAAAAGCAAAATTTTTAGTCATTTTCTctgaaataaataaacaattattTAGTTTTGTGATCATCTCCGAGAAAGTTGAGAAGATAAGCCAATTTCTTACCTTGTAAACCTAAATACCACAGTCCATCACTATTAGCTTTGGTCcaaagaatattaaatattgcagATAATAGACACAACAAAAGAAGTATAAAGAATAACATGAGTATTTGTGTATTGGTCAGTCGATCCAAGGTCGACCTTTTTAAGGGTGCAGTTGTAGTATTGTTTTGCATAAGTTTTGTATCATGGCCTGTGTAAATTACTACACCAAACACCCACCGTGTGTTTCTTAGCATTGCACCACGAGGCAATACTTGATCAGGTCCCAAAGCTACAGGTCTAAAAAGTGAAATATACATTTCTTACATACAACTTCATAACATCTCTCAAATTTTTGTAAGAAACAACCGTACTGTTTATTTGTTTCTCGCAATACTCCATTAAACTCATACAATTGTCTGTTTGGTGGTTCACATTGAATATTTGCACGAAAATTCATTAATTCAACAGTATCTAAGAGACTGGCAGTGTCAGGATGGGCCTGCCGTATCTTCAAATTTGTTTCTCCATCCAAATTGGCAGTCTCTATGAAAGACATACCCTGTGGCTCCGATGATGATAATAAAATCAAATCAGCAGGGAAGAACTTGTTGTTGTGAACCTATGCATATTAAAGAAAGCGATTCTAGCAGGAATATGTTAATTATAAATCATTACCACATCCAACTTGGGAAAAATAGGATGCAACCTTAACCACATCACCAACAGCAATATTTCTCCATTGTATCCATTGCCAGTGGCCATCCCTCAAAACCTCCACTTCACGCATATTTATTTCATCATCTGCTCTATGCCTTTTCTACAAGTaacgatattataatattttatattggataataaaaattaatttatgatTAGGGATACTTACAATATCTTCGACTATCTCCTTTAATGCAGATACActaagaataaaaattaatggaacCAAAGTTGTGTATCGACCTGTAGGTGATACATCCGGTATTTGCTAAAATTAAAAACAAGATAATGTGTAATAAAAAGTACCATATAAACGTTTGTTTAAGTACGTAAGATTTGTTTAATGATTACCTGCATGAGGGCGATGAATAGGAAGAAGCAATTACTATATCGACGAAATTGTTCGAAAAGAAACATAGGTATAAACGAAAGAAGTGAGTACTTTGCGGTACTAATGCGATTGTTGTTGTATTTTGCTGGCTGCTGGGGAGCATTTATGAAAACTACCCTTTCTTCACTACTATCATGTTGATACGCAGACCGCTGATCGTCACCTTGGGATGCACCATTTTCCGCCCTTATGGGACCAACTAcgataaaatatatatcattttatattacTATGTTTTCTCTCATCGAAACATCTGCTTCAAAACTATAATAAACTAAATAAGTTACGATCGTTACatatgaaataattaatcagtaatacgatattacttaataatacatattatgctatttattaatattttattaattcgtttttatcgttttataatattactttgAAGGCATTTCTTATCTAACTATAATGTTCGCGTGTTTGATTGCAATCAACCACTTATATTTTTTCTGAATATGTTGACTTACGATTTTGAGCATACAAATAAAGATGAAACCGGGATCTGAGTTCGTTGAACCATTGTATTACTTTCGTACGAGCTATTTCCATGTTACTGGTTGCTAAATGAAATGTCTTTCACATTACTTCTCTTTGCCACACCGATCCATATTTATCGCGCGACAAGACAACACTATTACAAACACAATCTAATGTCTTTGACGCTGTGTTAATGATATAACATCAAACGATTTAAAATCAGTAACGTTTCACATCTCTTTTCGTTTAATTATatcgaaaaataaataataatacacgAATTCAGACGTGTCTAGAGACGAGAGAGAACTTAGTGATTTCACTATGTTATTTAAGAAGAAAATGACGTAGTTCGGGACTCTATTATCATCTTGGAGGTTATAGCTGCATATCTAAAAAGTATTTCCGTAAAAAACTATTTTATCGCGGtcaataaaaagtaatattgcCCAAGGAGAATTCATTTCAATGTCACTAACATTTTAATGATCATTAAATCTCCAACTTAACTCGTGTATgttgataattttaaaaatattctatacgtataactatatgtatttgtattatttatatatactataaaatGGTGAaacaaaatgttaaaaaataatacaaaatcatCGTATTACTAACAAATATTTACTATATACTTATTGCAAAGCTGAAATTTAAACGACTTTGCATATAAAATGTATACATTTGTCGaatctattttataatttaaataaaatttgtcaaAATCTCATTTCAAGGACAGCCGGTTATACCAATACTGTGAGCATCTTGATATGAGTATTATCACTTGTGTATATACATTGTGAATACCGAATATAGACATATTAGTCGTATCTGCTGCATCTAGATCGTATTACGCAAAACAAAAACTGCATAGTATCAAACTCGATACGTGGGTGTTAAATGATTATTCTTTGATAGTGTACATACATTATTCCACGACACGCGTGCACGCAAAATATTTGAGCTCGTATATCCCATAGTTTCTCAACACCAATCACGTAATAATTACTTCCGGCGATATATTATCCATTCGTACGTCACCACTACCAAAACAGTTGTGTAACAAGTAGTTGAATGTGATTAAAGTTGCAAATGAAAAAAGACAGCCTATTGCGAGACTACTAAATTGAATACAATCGATGACAATGGAGGAATAAGAAACATCAATAGGCACTGAATTTAAAGAATACAAATTAGACGTATCCTCTGTGATTATATTATTCGTTACTGATTAGAAAATAACGATCAAAATTGATATACGATTTTGACATTTTATTCAGCCGACTTGAAACTTGCTTAATCCATGAAAGAAAACAATATAGATAGCCAACATTCTGTGAAGATCTACGCACGTCTTCCTATAATAAAACTTCCTATGAAATGATAGTTAACGTACACCTGTCGAACACCTTTCTGCTCGAAATAACGATCGGTTAAACAAACTACATATCTGCGTCATCGTGGCGGAAGCTTCGCGCCTGTCGCCACACCCCTACCGATACAACGGAAATACGAATGTACGTGCAACGCGATCCTACGAACTAATCCACCTCTAACTGTTCTCTAAAACTCGCAGTACTTCTTGCAAAAATTCTCGAGTCGCGAGTTCGCGTAACCATGTCACGCCTGCAAATTTGCTCGGGAGACACTGATTCTAGTTCGTAGGTGGCACTGGTCATCAGCGACTTCTTTACCGAGGTATGTATATCCGGCCCATTAGATTGCCAATAGTTAGGTAATTTATGCGTGCAATTTATGTTACTAGTACGACTTCGTTTACGATCAACAACATTTAATTGTATTCCTATTcatactaaaattaaaaaataaataacgatGGATAAAAAATACTACTATAACTAAAGGAAACGAATAGGATGATtttcaatatgaaaataatataatagataaaTACGTTGATGAAATGTTCGAACGTATAAGATCGAAAACGTTGGCTTAAAACGTTGGATATTTGGATCGCTTAGAGACACAGGCTCTCAAGTGGTTTAGTACACTACTGACAAGGGGGTGTCCACAAAATGTGACAGCCCTGTACACGTGTTACCCTGAAAACGCATGCGCCTGCTACCGGCAACAAGTTGGCATCAGCACCGAGCTTCGCTCCACCAGTATTTTCCATGAATACGTAGACATGTACGTACGGTAAAGTTGCGTCAATATACAACGCCGATGCTCCGAGACTATAGGCCAAGGACATTTCCGCTGGGGTGGACTGGAGGTAGCTCCGCGCTACTGATGTTATACTTTATTGGACAATCCGTTCGCGCTATTTTAATGGAACAATATTACGATGTAAAATACAAAGAAAACGGGAAGCTCTTATTAGATTTTTCACTTTCTATAATATTTCAGAATGTATCTCGAATTAAACAATAGGAACGACAAGAATTATTCAGCGTGAATATTCTACAATATGTAGGATCTAAACACCGAATAAATTCTACTTCGAAaacttaaaatttaatttcgctACCGAATATTTACTGTCATTCAGTATTAGAGATTTCAATTTGCGGCTAGAAATCCTATCAACATATATCCTTTTGGCATGTATCTTTACGACCACAAAGAACAATACGACTTTGTGGCTAGCTATCATATTACGAGCTTATTTATAGCGTATTTATATTCATAGTATTGTGAATAACTAGACTCCGAATATTTTTTGTCAAGTCATTTTTTATCACGATTAAAAGAATAGAATCTGAATAGAGCTGTGTTTCATCTATTAAATGCTATAACGTCTGCTCTACTCttgatattctgtatatttcttCATCTTACATATATTCTGCAGATGTTTGtacttttaaattttccataaatgcataaactgTATCCGCAGTCTATTAATAACAGAAAATCTTTCCACTCGCCAATTGCAGGAAATAACAGCCTGTGGACATGTTTTACCTTCG
Encoded here:
- the LOC126918686 gene encoding probable phospholipid-transporting ATPase IA isoform X2, yielding MQPTARGSPQVPSPGLLRPFTPPDLSSIPHMDGTPPQNSGVRNSSSSVSGQTNDGAQQQSGPYIIGSPIDLGNIDNVDNIGLRIDSLTTGIGSRRTREHIELREAGAHETSSEVGPIRAENGASQGDDQRSAYQHDSSEERVVFINAPQQPAKYNNNRISTAKYSLLSFIPMFLFEQFRRYSNCFFLFIALMQQIPDVSPTGRYTTLVPLIFILSVSALKEIVEDIKRHRADDEINMREVEVLRDGHWQWIQWRNIAVGDVVKVHNNKFFPADLILLSSSEPQGMSFIETANLDGETNLKIRQAHPDTASLLDTVELMNFRANIQCEPPNRQLYEFNGVLRETNKQPVALGPDQVLPRGAMLRNTRWVFGVVIYTGHDTKLMQNNTTTAPLKRSTLDRLTNTQILMLFFILLLLCLLSAIFNILWTKANSDGLWYLGLQEKMTKNFAFNLLTFMILFNNLIPISLQVTLEVVRFIQATFINMDIEMYHAETDTPAMARTSNLNEELGIVNYVFTDKTGTLTKNVMEFKRCSVGGKLYDLPNPNINGNEVATSINSELIRDIVEGRSVQDSSRPVDKKAANHEKVVHEFMIMLSVCHTVIPEKIDETVIYHAASPDERALVDGARKFNYVFDTRTPAYVEIIALGERLRYEILNVIEFTSARKRMSVIVKTPDGKIKLFCKGADSVIYERLCPAPLDNNDLEQSNLDDFRDVTLEHLEAFASEGLRTLCFAVADIPDNFYQWWRETYHNATISLGNRESMIENAANLIETKLRLLGATAIEDQLQDQVPETIQALLQADINVWVLTGDKQETAINIGYSCKLITHGMPLYIINESSLDKTREVIIQRCLDFGIDLKCQNDVALIIDGNTLDFALSCDIRMDFLDLCSSCKVVICCRVSPMQKAEVVDLITSNKKVVTLAIGDGANDVAMIQKAHIGVGISGVEGLQAACASDYSIAQFRFLKRLLFVHGSWNYSRMCKLILYSFYKNICLYVIELWFAIYSGWSGQILFERWSIGLYNVVFTAAPPLAMGLFDKVCSAETHLSHPGLYATKNTGESSFNFKVFWMWIANALIHSSLLYWLSLLALKEGVIWANGRDGGYIVLGNFVYTYVVVTVCGKAGLIINSWTWVTHLATWGSIMLWFLFILIYSNFWPVLNVGAVMLGNDRMLFSSPVFWLGLVLIPAAVLLVDVTVKAVKNTIWKSVTAAARENEIRKSDPGDIFNSHDYRSSLTETARLLKNVKSVFTRRSNAASRVNTDVELSQINRLRSLLLHMLRDADGFAFSQEEGGSVTQTDVIRAYDTNLPKPGGM
- the LOC126918686 gene encoding probable phospholipid-transporting ATPase IA isoform X4, which encodes MAPLRSMQPTARGSPQVPSPGLLRPFTPPDLSSIPHMDGTPPQNSGVRNSSSSVSGQTNDGAQQQSGPYIIGSPIDLGNIDNVDNIGLRIDSLTTGIGSRRTREHIELREAGAHETSSEVGPIRAENGASQGDDQRSAYQHDSSEERVVFINAPQQPAKYNNNRISTAKYSLLSFIPMFLFEQFRRYSNCFFLFIALMQQIPDVSPTGRYTTLVPLIFILSVSALKEIVEDIKRHRADDEINMREVEVLRDGHWQWIQWRNIAVGDVVKVHNNKFFPADLILLSSSEPQGMSFIETANLDGETNLKIRQAHPDTASLLDTVELMNFRANIQCEPPNRQLYEFNGVLRETNKQPVALGPDQVLPRGAMLRNTRWVFGVVIYTGHDTKLMQNNTTTAPLKRSTLDRLTNTQILMLFFILLLLCLLSAIFNILWTKANSDGLWYLGLQEKMTKNFAFNLLTFMILFNNLIPISLQVTLEVVRFIQATFINMDIEMYHAETDTPAMARTSNLNEELGIVNYVFTDKTGTLTKNVMEFKRCSVGGKLYDLPNPNINGNEVATSINSELIRDIVEGRSVQDSSRPVDKKAANHEKVVHEFMIMLSVCHTVIPEKIDETVIYHAASPDERALVDGARKFNYVFDTRTPAYVEIIALGERLRYEILNVIEFTSARKRMSVIVKTPDGKIKLFCKGADSVIYERLCPAPLDNNDLEQSNLDDFRDVTLEHLEAFASEGLRTLCFAVADIPDNFYQWWRETYHNATISLGNRESMIENAANLIETKLRLLGATAIEDQLQDQVPETIQALLQADINVWVLTGDKQETAINIGYSCKLITHGMPLYIINESSLDKTREVIIQRCLDFGIDLKCQNDVALIIDGNTLDFALSCDIRMDFLDLCSSCKVVICCRVSPMQKAEVVDLITSNKKVVTLAIGDGANDVAMIQKAHIGVGISGVEGLQAACASDYSIAQFRFLKRLLFVHGSWNYSRMCKLILYSFYKNICLYVIELWFAIYSGWSGQILFERWSIGLYNVVFTAAPPLAMGLFDKVCSAETHLSHPGLYATKNTGESSFNFKVFWMWIANALIHSSLLYWLSLLALKEGVIWANGRDGGYIVLGNFVYTYVVVTVCGKAGLIINSWTWVTHLATWGSIMLWFLFILIYSNFWPVLNVGAVMLGNDRMLFSSPVFWLGLVLIPAAVLLVDVTVKAVKNTIWKSVTAAARENEIRKSDPGDIFNSHDYRSSRSKSYSRRRWLIRCWTSIWSPRRRNKIKIFPIARAARDLWFTHHTGHVSSAPFRIPCS
- the LOC126918686 gene encoding probable phospholipid-transporting ATPase IA isoform X8, which codes for MEIARTKVIQWFNELRSRFHLYLYAQNLGPIRAENGASQGDDQRSAYQHDSSEERVVFINAPQQPAKYNNNRISTAKYSLLSFIPMFLFEQFRRYSNCFFLFIALMQQIPDVSPTGRYTTLVPLIFILSVSALKEIVEDIKRHRADDEINMREVEVLRDGHWQWIQWRNIAVGDVVKVHNNKFFPADLILLSSSEPQGMSFIETANLDGETNLKIRQAHPDTASLLDTVELMNFRANIQCEPPNRQLYEFNGVLRETNKQPVALGPDQVLPRGAMLRNTRWVFGVVIYTGHDTKLMQNNTTTAPLKRSTLDRLTNTQILMLFFILLLLCLLSAIFNILWTKANSDGLWYLGLQEKMTKNFAFNLLTFMILFNNLIPISLQVTLEVVRFIQATFINMDIEMYHAETDTPAMARTSNLNEELGIVNYVFTDKTGTLTKNVMEFKRCSVGGKLYDLPNPNINGNEVATSINSELIRDIVEGRSVQDSSRPVDKKAANHEKVVHEFMIMLSVCHTVIPEKIDETVIYHAASPDERALVDGARKFNYVFDTRTPAYVEIIALGERLRYEILNVIEFTSARKRMSVIVKTPDGKIKLFCKGADSVIYERLCPAPLDNNDLEQSNLDDFRDVTLEHLEAFASEGLRTLCFAVADIPDNFYQWWRETYHNATISLGNRESMIENAANLIETKLRLLGATAIEDQLQDQVPETIQALLQADINVWVLTGDKQETAINIGYSCKLITHGMPLYIINESSLDKTREVIIQRCLDFGIDLKCQNDVALIIDGNTLDFALSCDIRMDFLDLCSSCKVVICCRVSPMQKAEVVDLITSNKKVVTLAIGDGANDVAMIQKAHIGVGISGVEGLQAACASDYSIAQFRFLKRLLFVHGSWNYSRMCKLILYSFYKNICLYVIELWFAIYSGWSGQILFERWSIGLYNVVFTAAPPLAMGLFDKVCSAETHLSHPGLYATKNTGESSFNFKVFWMWIANALIHSSLLYWLSLLALKEGVIWANGRDGGYIVLGNFVYTYVVVTVCGKAGLIINSWTWVTHLATWGSIMLWFLFILIYSNFWPVLNVGAVMLGNDRMLFSSPVFWLGLVLIPAAVLLVDVTVKAVKNTIWKSVTAAARENEIRKSDPGDIFNSHDYRSSLTETARLLKNVKSVFTRRSNAASRVNTDVELSQINRLRSLLLHMLRDADGFAFSQEEGGSVTQTDVIRAYDTNLPKPGGM
- the LOC126918686 gene encoding probable phospholipid-transporting ATPase IA isoform X1 encodes the protein MAPLRSMQPTARGSPQVPSPGLLRPFTPPDLSSIPHMDGTPPQNSGVRNSSSSVSGQTNDGAQQQSGPYIIGSPIDLGNIDNVDNIGLRIDSLTTGIGSRRTREHIELREAGAHETSSEVGPIRAENGASQGDDQRSAYQHDSSEERVVFINAPQQPAKYNNNRISTAKYSLLSFIPMFLFEQFRRYSNCFFLFIALMQQIPDVSPTGRYTTLVPLIFILSVSALKEIVEDIKRHRADDEINMREVEVLRDGHWQWIQWRNIAVGDVVKVHNNKFFPADLILLSSSEPQGMSFIETANLDGETNLKIRQAHPDTASLLDTVELMNFRANIQCEPPNRQLYEFNGVLRETNKQPVALGPDQVLPRGAMLRNTRWVFGVVIYTGHDTKLMQNNTTTAPLKRSTLDRLTNTQILMLFFILLLLCLLSAIFNILWTKANSDGLWYLGLQEKMTKNFAFNLLTFMILFNNLIPISLQVTLEVVRFIQATFINMDIEMYHAETDTPAMARTSNLNEELGIVNYVFTDKTGTLTKNVMEFKRCSVGGKLYDLPNPNINGNEVATSINSELIRDIVEGRSVQDSSRPVDKKAANHEKVVHEFMIMLSVCHTVIPEKIDETVIYHAASPDERALVDGARKFNYVFDTRTPAYVEIIALGERLRYEILNVIEFTSARKRMSVIVKTPDGKIKLFCKGADSVIYERLCPAPLDNNDLEQSNLDDFRDVTLEHLEAFASEGLRTLCFAVADIPDNFYQWWRETYHNATISLGNRESMIENAANLIETKLRLLGATAIEDQLQDQVPETIQALLQADINVWVLTGDKQETAINIGYSCKLITHGMPLYIINESSLDKTREVIIQRCLDFGIDLKCQNDVALIIDGNTLDFALSCDIRMDFLDLCSSCKVVICCRVSPMQKAEVVDLITSNKKVVTLAIGDGANDVAMIQKAHIGVGISGVEGLQAACASDYSIAQFRFLKRLLFVHGSWNYSRMCKLILYSFYKNICLYVIELWFAIYSGWSGQILFERWSIGLYNVVFTAAPPLAMGLFDKVCSAETHLSHPGLYATKNTGESSFNFKVFWMWIANALIHSSLLYWLSLLALKEGVIWANGRDGGYIVLGNFVYTYVVVTVCGKAGLIINSWTWVTHLATWGSIMLWFLFILIYSNFWPVLNVGAVMLGNDRMLFSSPVFWLGLVLIPAAVLLVDVTVKAVKNTIWKSVTAAARENEIRKSDPGDIFNSHDYRSSLTETARLLKNVKSVFTRRSNAASRVNTDVELSQINRLRSLLLHMLRDADGFAFSQEEGGSVTQTDVIRAYDTNLPKPGGM
- the LOC126918686 gene encoding phospholipid-transporting ATPase IA isoform X9; this encodes MFLFEQFRRYSNCFFLFIALMQQIPDVSPTGRYTTLVPLIFILSVSALKEIVEDIKRHRADDEINMREVEVLRDGHWQWIQWRNIAVGDVVKVHNNKFFPADLILLSSSEPQGMSFIETANLDGETNLKIRQAHPDTASLLDTVELMNFRANIQCEPPNRQLYEFNGVLRETNKQPVALGPDQVLPRGAMLRNTRWVFGVVIYTGHDTKLMQNNTTTAPLKRSTLDRLTNTQILMLFFILLLLCLLSAIFNILWTKANSDGLWYLGLQEKMTKNFAFNLLTFMILFNNLIPISLQVTLEVVRFIQATFINMDIEMYHAETDTPAMARTSNLNEELGIVNYVFTDKTGTLTKNVMEFKRCSVGGKLYDLPNPNINGNEVATSINSELIRDIVEGRSVQDSSRPVDKKAANHEKVVHEFMIMLSVCHTVIPEKIDETVIYHAASPDERALVDGARKFNYVFDTRTPAYVEIIALGERLRYEILNVIEFTSARKRMSVIVKTPDGKIKLFCKGADSVIYERLCPAPLDNNDLEQSNLDDFRDVTLEHLEAFASEGLRTLCFAVADIPDNFYQWWRETYHNATISLGNRESMIENAANLIETKLRLLGATAIEDQLQDQVPETIQALLQADINVWVLTGDKQETAINIGYSCKLITHGMPLYIINESSLDKTREVIIQRCLDFGIDLKCQNDVALIIDGNTLDFALSCDIRMDFLDLCSSCKVVICCRVSPMQKAEVVDLITSNKKVVTLAIGDGANDVAMIQKAHIGVGISGVEGLQAACASDYSIAQFRFLKRLLFVHGSWNYSRMCKLILYSFYKNICLYVIELWFAIYSGWSGQILFERWSIGLYNVVFTAAPPLAMGLFDKVCSAETHLSHPGLYATKNTGESSFNFKVFWMWIANALIHSSLLYWLSLLALKEGVIWANGRDGGYIVLGNFVYTYVVVTVCGKAGLIINSWTWVTHLATWGSIMLWFLFILIYSNFWPVLNVGAVMLGNDRMLFSSPVFWLGLVLIPAAVLLVDVTVKAVKNTIWKSVTAAARENEIRKSDPGDIFNSHDYRSSLTETARLLKNVKSVFTRRSNAASRVNTDVELSQINRLRSLLLHMLRDADGFAFSQEEGGSVTQTDVIRAYDTNLPKPGGM